Proteins from one Setaria italica strain Yugu1 chromosome V, Setaria_italica_v2.0, whole genome shotgun sequence genomic window:
- the LOC101784053 gene encoding respiratory burst oxidase homolog protein B: MAGTEAAHDLGSSRRSQDDTATLIPHSGNLEESSGRGVKTTRFKDDDEVVEITLDVQRDSVAIEDVRAVDDSGSGHGGGFDGMSLVSPSSSRSGKLASKLRQVTNGLKLKNSSNRPQQTQVGKNVRKRLDRSKSGAVVALKGLQFVTAKVGQDGWAAVEKRFNQLQVDGVLLRSRFGKCIGMDGSDEFAVQVFDSLARKRGIVKQVLTKDELKDFWEQLSDQGFDNRLRTFFDMVDKNADGRITAEEVKEIITLSASANKLSKLKERAEEYAALIMEELDPTNLGYIELEDLEALLLQSPSQAAARSTITHSSKLSKALSMRLATNEDNGPFYHYWQEFLYFLEENWKRIWVMTLWLSICIGLFIWKFIQYRNRAVFHIMGYCVTTAKGAAETLKFNMALVLFPVCRNTITWIRSKTKIGAVVPFNDNINFHKVIAAGVAVGVALHAGAHLTCDFPRLLHASDAAYEPMKPFFGEKKPPNYWWFVKGTEGWTGVVMLVLMAIAFVLAQPWFRRNRLKDSNPLKKMTGFNAFWFTHHLFVIVYTLLVVHGICLYLSREWYKKTTWMYLAVPVLLYVSERIIRLFRSHDAVRIQKVAVYPGNVLALYMSKPPGFRYRSGQYIFINCRAVSPYEWHPFSITSAPGDDYLSVHIRTRGDWTSRLRTVFSEACRPPTDGESGLLRADLSKGITESNARFPKLLIDGPYGAPAQDYREYDVLLLIGLGIGATPLISIVKDVLNHIQQGGSVAGTEPEGSGRAKKRPFMTKRAYFYWVTREEGSFEWFRGVMNEVAEKDKDRVIELHNHCSSVYEEGDARSALIVMLQELQHAKKGVDILSGTSVKTHFARPNWRKVFKHVAVNHDNQRVGVFYCGEPVLVPQLRQLSADFTHKTNTRFEFHKENF, from the exons ATGGCAGGCACTGAAGCTGCCCATGACCTGGGCAGTTCACGAAGATCACAAGATGACACAGCAACATTAATCCCACATAGTGGCAACTTGGAAGAATCAAGCGGGAGGGGCGTGAAGACAACGAGGTtcaaggatgatgatgaggtTGTGGAGATCACTCTTGATGTACAGCGTGATTCAGTGGCAATTGAAGATGTCAGGGCAGTTGATGACAGTGGCTCAGGGCACGGTGGTGGGTTTGACGGCATGTCACTAGTGTCACCTTCCTCATCAAGGAGCGGCAAGCTTGCGTCAAAGCTAAGACAGGTGACAAATGGGCTAAAGCTGAAGAACTCAAGCAATAGGCCACAACAGACACAGGTGGGAAAGAACGTGAGGAAGAGATTGGACAGAAGTAAGAGTGGTGCTGTTGTGGCGCTCAAAGGCCTGCAGTTTGTAACTGCGAAAGTTGGCCAGGATGGTTGGGCTGCAGTGGAGAAGCGCTTCAATCAGCTACAGGTCGATGGCGTCTTGCTACGTTCAAGATTTGGGAAATGCATTG GGATGGACGGATCTGATGAGTTTGCAGTGCAAGTGTTCGATTCATTGGCAAGGAAGAGAGGGATAGTGAAGCAGGTGCTGACTAAGGATGAGCTTAAAGATTTCTGGGAGCAACTCAGTGATCAGGGTTTTGACAACCGTCTCCGGACATTCTTTGACAT GGTTGACAAGAATGCTGATGGAAGGATCACAGCAGAGGAGGTTAAGGAG ATCATTACCCTTAGTGCATCAGCAAACAAACTTTCCAAGCTGAAGGAACGAGCTGAAGAGTACGCAGCACTCATTATGGAAGAACTTGACCCTACTAACCTTGGATATATCGAG CTTGAGGATCTGGAGGCACTTTTGCTGCAGTCACCGTCTCAAGCTGCTGCAAGATCAACAATAACACATAGCTCAAAGCTTAGCAAAGCTCTTAGCATGAGGCTTGCAACAAACGAGGACAATGGTCCATTTTACCACTACTGGCAAGAGTTCTTGTACTTCCTTGAGGAGAACTGGAAGCGCATTTGGGTTATGACTCTCTGGCTCTCAATCTGCATTGGCCTCTTCATTTGGAAGTTTATCCAATACCGTAATCGAGCTGTATTCCATATCATGGGTTATTGTGTGACAACTGCAAAAGGTGCTGCGGAGACTCTCAAATTCAATATGGCCCTGGTTCTTTTTCCTGTTTGCCGAAATACAATCACTTGGATTCGGTCGAAGACAAAGATTGGAGCTGTCGTGCCCTTCAATGACAACATAAACTTTCATAAG GTAATAGCAGCAGGTGTTGCAGTAGGTGTTGCTTTGCATGCAGGTGCTCACCTAACATGTGATTTTCCTCGGCTGCTCCATGCAAGTGATGCTGCTTATGAACCTATGAAGCCTTTCTTTGGGGAGAAAAAGCCACCAAATTATTGGTGGTTTGTAAAGGGAACTGAAGGGTGGACAGGCGTGGTCATGCTTGTACTTATGGCCATAGCTTTTGTATTAGCCCAACCATGGTTCAGACGTAACAGGCTCAAGGATTCTAATCCCCTCAAGAAAATGACTGGCTTCAATGCCTTCTGGTTTACTCACCACTTATTTGTTATTGTGTATACACTGCTCGTCGTCCATGGAATCTGCTTGTATCTAAGCAGGGAATGGTACAAGAAAACG ACTTGGATGTACCTTGCTGTTCCTGTGCTCTTGTATGTAAGTGAACGCATTATTCGGCTATTTAGGAGCCATGATGCAGTTAGGATTCAGAAG GTTGCTGTATATCCGGGGAATGTTTTGGCTCTGTATATGTCCAAACCACCTGGTTTCCGATATCGGAGTGGACAGTACATCTTCATAAACTGCCGTGCCGTGTCTCCATATGAATG GCACCCATTTTCCATCACTTCAGCACCAGGAGATGACTATCTTAGTGTTCACATCCGCACAAGGGGTGATTGGACTTCACGGCTTAGGACTGTCTTCTCTGAG GCATGCCGACCTCCAACTGATGGAGAAAGTGGACTCCTTCGAGCTGACCTTTCCAAGGGGATTACTGAAAGCAATGCAAG ATTCCCAAAGCTTCTCATTGACGGACCATATGGTGCTCCGGCGCAAGATTATCGGGAATATGATGTGCTACTGCTCATTGGACTAGGCATTGGAGCCACTCCGCTGATTAGCATTGTGAAGGATGTGCTTAACCACATTCAGCAGGGGGGATCTGTTGCAGGAACAGAACCTGAGGGCAGTGGCAGGGCAAAGAAGAGACCATTCATGACAAAGAGGGCCTACTTCTACTGGGTGACGAGAGAAGAGGGATCCTTTGAGTGGTTCCGAGGGGTCATGAACGAGGTGGCTGAGAAGGATAAGGATAGAGTGATTGAGCTCCACAACCACTGCTCGAGCGTCTACGAGGAAGGGGATGCACGTTCTGCACTCATTGTCATGCTGCAAGAGCTCCAACATGCGAAAAAGGGGGTGGATATCTTGTCTGGAACTAGCGTCAAGACACACTTTGCACGGCCTAACTGGCGAAAAGTATTCAAACATGTTGCAGTGAACCATGACAACCAACGCGTCG GAGTTTTCTACTGTGGTGAGCCTGTGCTGGTGCCGCAGCTACGGCAGCTTTCAGCAGATTTCACCCACAAGACAAATACAAGGTTTGAGTTCCACAAGGAGAACTTCTGA